CGGCAGCTGCACCTTTTTCTTTATCTAGAACCATTGCGCGACCAATAACCATGCCGGACGCACCACCGAGACCTTGAGCAAGGCGCGCAGCGACGAGGATTTCGACGTTGCTGGCGAAAACGGTGACGATGCTAGCTACTAGAAATAGAACTAGACCAATGTACAGCGGAATAAGCGGACCAGTGCGATCTGAAAGAGGTCCGAAAACAACCTGGCCAACACCGGCGCCGATAAGGAACGTGGTGAGGGAAAGCTGCACTCCGGTTGCAGTGGTGTGGAGATCCTCAGTCATTGCAGGGAATGCTGGAAGGTACAAGTCGATGCTAAATGGTGCTACTGCGGAAAGGATCGTCAGGGTGAAAAGCGTTGCCAAACCAATCGTGTTTGAACTGCTCTTGCCAATGTGAGGAGCTGCTTCCGTTTTGTTTTCCTGTACCACGGGTTTGTTATCGGTCAAAGAAATACACCAATTTAGTTATGAAAACATAAGTATCAATGTGGAAACTATACTCAGACTTATCCAATTTGGGAAGTGAGGGAGTACACATTGTCTGAGAACTCGAAAGAGGCAGGCAGTCCACTGATCGACGCTATCGATGCTGCGCTGCATCTCACCCGGAAATTAGGTGGCTTCGAATACTCAGATCCACTTATTCAGCCTTTAAGCCGACTAGAGCGTCTCGTTGTGCAACACATTCGGCGATACCCAGGCTCTTCGCCATCTGAAATTTCACGAGAACTAGCACTTAAAGGCTCCAATGCCAGTGCCGCGATCAATGGTCTGGTGAAAAAGAAACACCTGCGGCGTGAACCTGATCCCAATGACGGACGAGGCACTCGCCTTTTCCTTACAGATTCAGGACAAGACAGCGTTAGGCGTGTTCACCGTGAATGGGAGACAGTCCTAGAAGATGTTCAGGTTAGCGATGAACAGCTTAAGCAAGCAGCAGATACCTTCGAATTACTCTTTGAAGCAATGAATCCAATGCACCAAAAAGAAGATCACTAATTCTAAAACGCCTGATAGATCTACATTTGGGTTGTAGCATCGGTAACAATAGACCCGATCCAAGGAGCTAAACCCACGAGCGATAATTTTTCGGTTGGAGACCATGTCCGGTGGAATTCTGAAGCTGGCGAAGTGTCCGGAGTGATTGTAAAGAAGCACACCAAAGACACTGAATATAAAGGTCATATGCGCAGGTGTAGCCCAGAAGATCCGCAATATGAAATCAAAAGCGACAAAACTGATCATGTCGCAATGCACAAGGGCAATGCGCTTCACAAGATTGCCAAAGATTCTAAAAAATGACGTCGACGCCGAACCACGAGATCTGGACAATTGGGCACTGGACATGCCCAATCCCAATGTTTCTAGAACCTCTAGATGAACGAAATATTGAGCTGATTGTTGATGTCCGCGCTCACCCCGGATCTAGGCGCAATCCTCAGTTCGGCAGCGATGAAATGAGAAAGTGGCTACCTGAAAACGGTATTGACTATCTTTTGTTTCCCAAACTCGGTGGCAGAAGAAAGAAACAGGATGTGCCACCTGAAATTAACGCTGGGTGGAACAATGACAGCTTCAAAAACTATGCTGACTACACACTGTCTGAGGAATACCACCAAGGAATTTCTGAGCTGAAAGAGCTTGCCACATCAAAACGAGTTGCCATCATGTGCGGTGAACCCATGCCCTGGCGGTGCCATCGACTGCTGATTTCCAACACCTTGGCCGCCCAAGGATGGACAGTGGAACACCTAATTGCTGGCCAAAAGCCGAAGAAATATGAGCTTGGAATGTGGGGCGCGAAACCAGTGATTAATGACGATGGGCAAGTCACCTATCCAGCAACCTAGGATGCGCGCTGCAGCCCGGCGCGCCCACCTCCAGCGGAAGGGCTAGGCTCTAGGAAGAAATGCTGGCCAAATCGGCCTGAAATAGAGTGGCAGAGGACTCAACCGGAACGATATTGGTATCCAAGATGCCTTCGATCTCCCCGGAGTTATCAGTCTGTAGGGTGGCAAAGGTTGCAGTGAGACTTTCCTGGGCGACACCGTGAGTGGCAGATAGTTCGAAGGTTTTGTTTCGTGCTGCTTTATCACTCAGGCTGCTGACCAAGACACGTGCGATCTGATCCCGGGCGATCACGCCATCTGCAGGTCCACCAGATTGGTTGGTGTCTCCTTGAAGCATGACGATCTGGCGCTCATCATCATTGTTGTAGTCAAGCCAGCCAGGGCGAACAATGGTGTAACCGTGTCCGCTAGCTCGAACAAGTTGCTCGCCATGTCGCTTCCACTCGGCATAAGCCACACCTGGGCGGGTCGTTCCAACGGCGGTCATCAGCACAATTTTTACATCTTTTCCCTTGACTGCCTTCAACGTGTTGGCAACGCCGGTGTAATCAACATCCCGCACATCGCTTTTACGAGTGGAGTTGCCGTGAGTGAAAATGATTCCCTCGACGCCTTTTACAGCTTTCTCAATCGAGGAAGGATCAAGCAGATCTCCTACGATAATCTCTGCCTCAGCTGGAAGCACCCGTGCACGGGACTTGCTACGGGCAAATGCCTTAACTTGGTATCCCT
The window above is part of the Corynebacterium deserti GIMN1.010 genome. Proteins encoded here:
- a CDS encoding hypervirulence associated TUDOR domain-containing protein, coding for MQGAKPTSDNFSVGDHVRWNSEAGEVSGVIVKKHTKDTEYKGHMRRCSPEDPQYEIKSDKTDHVAMHKGNALHKIAKDSKK
- a CDS encoding DUF488 domain-containing protein codes for the protein MFLEPLDERNIELIVDVRAHPGSRRNPQFGSDEMRKWLPENGIDYLLFPKLGGRRKKQDVPPEINAGWNNDSFKNYADYTLSEEYHQGISELKELATSKRVAIMCGEPMPWRCHRLLISNTLAAQGWTVEHLIAGQKPKKYELGMWGAKPVINDDGQVTYPAT
- a CDS encoding SDR family oxidoreductase; translation: MSETVLVIGATGSIGRHVVSEALNQGYQVKAFARSKSRARVLPAEAEIIVGDLLDPSSIEKAVKGVEGIIFTHGNSTRKSDVRDVDYTGVANTLKAVKGKDVKIVLMTAVGTTRPGVAYAEWKRHGEQLVRASGHGYTIVRPGWLDYNNDDERQIVMLQGDTNQSGGPADGVIARDQIARVLVSSLSDKAARNKTFELSATHGVAQESLTATFATLQTDNSGEIEGILDTNIVPVESSATLFQADLASISS
- a CDS encoding MarR family winged helix-turn-helix transcriptional regulator; translated protein: MSENSKEAGSPLIDAIDAALHLTRKLGGFEYSDPLIQPLSRLERLVVQHIRRYPGSSPSEISRELALKGSNASAAINGLVKKKHLRREPDPNDGRGTRLFLTDSGQDSVRRVHREWETVLEDVQVSDEQLKQAADTFELLFEAMNPMHQKEDH